A region from the Paraburkholderia youngii genome encodes:
- a CDS encoding MFS transporter, protein MKREAIKSAPAAFGGSASGAACPAGAVTVPGPAMAGMAVAAKAAAPGFPRQALALAVLFVGAFLAPLDYFIVNLALPSIHTGLNASDAQLQLVVSAYASAYAVLLITGGRLGDLFGRRRMFMTGMAAFVIASALCGFATSGHMLVISRIVQGIAAAVMAPQVLATIRAVVPLHQQTRVMSLYGFVFGLSSIVGQLGGGALITYHPFGLDWRVIFLINIPIGIAAFIGTWKFVPENQPATHTGVDLKGVALLSAVLLLVIYPMTHGREAGWPAWTFAMFALAVPVFALFVATERRVERGGGHPLVDLQLFRNRAFALGLVLAFLFYCNSAFFLTYGIFLQTGLHWTPLASGIAIMPFALGFVIGPLTSPAVVKRIGAHVLTLGFSMMTLGFAVTGWSATRSATPDLLFYCGLVCAGVGHGLLLPSIMRIVLQEVVPEKAGLASGVVSSTLQIGSAFGTAAVSGAFFGALGGSAAPASYAHAFQLSLAINAALMFVCIGLSVLLVRHQQSVRRSVAPAV, encoded by the coding sequence ATGAAAAGAGAAGCGATCAAGTCCGCTCCGGCGGCATTCGGTGGGTCCGCTAGCGGCGCGGCCTGCCCAGCCGGGGCGGTGACTGTGCCCGGCCCCGCGATGGCAGGCATGGCTGTCGCCGCCAAAGCGGCGGCGCCCGGCTTCCCGCGCCAGGCGCTCGCGCTCGCGGTGCTGTTCGTCGGCGCCTTTCTCGCGCCGCTCGATTACTTCATCGTCAACCTGGCGCTGCCGTCGATTCACACGGGCCTGAACGCGAGCGACGCGCAGCTGCAACTCGTCGTCTCGGCCTATGCGTCGGCCTACGCGGTGCTGCTGATCACGGGCGGGCGCCTCGGCGATCTGTTCGGCCGCCGTCGCATGTTCATGACGGGCATGGCGGCTTTCGTGATCGCGTCGGCGTTGTGCGGCTTCGCGACCAGCGGCCATATGCTGGTGATCTCGCGCATCGTGCAAGGCATCGCGGCCGCGGTGATGGCGCCGCAAGTGCTCGCGACGATTCGCGCGGTCGTACCGTTGCATCAGCAGACGCGCGTGATGAGTCTGTATGGCTTCGTGTTCGGCTTGTCGTCGATCGTCGGGCAGCTCGGCGGCGGCGCGCTTATCACGTATCACCCGTTCGGGCTCGACTGGCGCGTGATCTTTCTGATCAACATCCCGATCGGCATTGCGGCGTTCATCGGCACATGGAAGTTCGTGCCGGAGAACCAGCCGGCCACGCATACCGGCGTCGATCTGAAGGGCGTTGCGCTGCTGTCGGCGGTGCTGCTGCTGGTCATCTATCCGATGACGCACGGCCGCGAAGCCGGCTGGCCCGCGTGGACTTTCGCGATGTTCGCGCTCGCGGTGCCGGTGTTCGCGCTGTTCGTCGCGACCGAACGGCGCGTCGAGCGCGGCGGTGGCCATCCGCTCGTCGATCTGCAACTGTTCCGCAATCGCGCGTTCGCGCTCGGTCTGGTGCTCGCATTCCTGTTCTATTGCAACAGCGCGTTCTTCCTGACCTATGGCATCTTCCTGCAGACCGGCCTGCACTGGACGCCGCTCGCGTCGGGCATCGCGATCATGCCGTTCGCGCTCGGCTTCGTGATCGGGCCGCTGACGTCGCCGGCCGTGGTCAAGCGCATCGGCGCGCATGTGCTGACGCTCGGTTTCTCGATGATGACGCTGGGCTTCGCCGTGACCGGCTGGTCCGCGACTCGATCCGCGACGCCCGATCTGCTGTTCTACTGCGGGCTGGTGTGCGCGGGTGTCGGACATGGTCTGCTGTTGCCGTCGATCATGCGCATCGTGCTGCAGGAGGTGGTGCCCGAGAAGGCGGGGCTTGCATCGGGTGTGGTGTCGTCGACGTTGCAGATCGGCTCCGCGTTCGGCACCGCGGCGGTGAGCGGCGCGTTCTTCGGGGCGCTCGGTGGCAGCGCGGCACCCGCGTCGTATGCACACGCGTTTCAGCTGAGCCTGGCTATCAATGCCGCGCTGATGTTCGTGTGTATCGGCCTGAGCGTGCTGCTGGTGCGTCATCAGCAAAGCGTACGGCGCTCAGTCGCTCCGGCGGTTTGA
- a CDS encoding MurR/RpiR family transcriptional regulator, whose amino-acid sequence MPDSFDQLVALIRARFPELSPQFQMGAAFLLDHPDEVAVSSMRKVAERAQVQPASLVRLSQQLGFPGWNELRDLFVARVRTRPEPLTSRARSMVKSKDALANDLLVAQQHNLETTAAHNGRVIVEAARVLRRAPHVHVAGFRSCYPVAFGLVYGYRLFRPSVSLLNGEAGTLEMQLRTIERDSATIVISFAPYSVEAARVAEAALEKGSKLIAITDSAVSPIALNADKVLIFSHESPSFFPSLVAATAITEALVAHLLALEGADALEQLALAEQSLHAKGAYVP is encoded by the coding sequence ATGCCAGACAGCTTCGATCAGCTCGTCGCCCTGATCCGGGCGCGCTTCCCCGAACTGAGTCCGCAGTTCCAGATGGGGGCGGCCTTCCTGCTCGATCATCCGGACGAGGTCGCGGTGTCGTCGATGCGCAAGGTGGCCGAGCGCGCGCAGGTGCAGCCGGCGTCGCTGGTGCGGCTGTCGCAGCAACTGGGCTTTCCCGGTTGGAACGAATTGCGCGATCTGTTCGTCGCGCGCGTGCGCACGCGGCCGGAGCCGTTGACGAGCCGGGCGCGCTCGATGGTCAAATCGAAAGATGCGCTCGCGAACGACCTGCTCGTCGCGCAACAGCACAATCTCGAAACGACCGCCGCGCATAACGGTCGCGTGATCGTCGAGGCCGCGCGGGTATTGCGGCGCGCGCCGCACGTTCACGTGGCGGGCTTCCGCTCGTGCTATCCGGTGGCGTTCGGCCTCGTCTATGGCTACCGGCTGTTTCGGCCGTCGGTATCGCTGCTCAACGGCGAGGCCGGCACGCTCGAAATGCAGCTGCGCACGATCGAGCGCGACAGCGCGACCATCGTCATCAGCTTCGCGCCGTATTCGGTCGAAGCCGCGCGCGTCGCCGAAGCCGCGCTCGAAAAAGGCAGCAAGCTGATCGCCATCACCGACAGCGCGGTGTCGCCGATCGCGCTGAACGCCGACAAGGTGCTGATCTTCTCGCACGAAAGCCCGTCGTTCTTTCCGTCGCTGGTGGCCGCCACCGCGATCACCGAAGCGCTGGTCGCGCATCTGCTCGCGCTCGAAGGCGCGGATGCGCTCGAGCAGCTCGCGCTCGCCGAACAATCGCTGCATGCGAAGGGCGCGTACGTGCCTTGA
- a CDS encoding aspartate aminotransferase family protein: MTNVFHRSPKQSLPVAVAGDGIEIIDSTGKRYIDASGGAAVSCLGHSNQRVIDAIKRQAQQLPYAHTSFFTTEPAEELADRLVASAPAGLEHVYFVSGGSEAIEAALKLARQYFVEKGETQRRHFIARRQSYHGNTLGALAIGGNAWRREPFLPILIEAHHVSPCYAYREQRADETEEAFAQRLADELEQKILELGADTVAAFVAETVVGATAGAVPPVREYFRKIRAVCDRYGVLLILDEIMSGMGRTGYLFACDEDGVAPDMLTIAKGLGAGYQPIGATLVSDRIYQTIVGGSGFFQHGHTYIGHATACAAALEVQRVIAEDNLLANVQARGEQLRGRLRELYARHPHIGDVRGRGLFVGVELVKDRGTKEPFDAKLKLHATIKREAFARGLMVYPMGGTVDGKSGDHVLIAPPFICTERDIDVIVSRLDDAIGASLAAV; this comes from the coding sequence ATGACCAACGTTTTTCATCGTTCTCCGAAGCAGTCCTTGCCGGTGGCCGTCGCGGGCGACGGCATCGAAATCATCGACTCCACGGGCAAGCGCTATATCGACGCGTCGGGCGGCGCCGCCGTGTCGTGCCTCGGCCACAGCAACCAGCGCGTGATCGACGCGATCAAGCGGCAGGCGCAACAGCTGCCGTACGCGCACACGTCGTTCTTCACGACGGAGCCGGCCGAGGAACTGGCCGACCGGCTCGTGGCGAGCGCGCCGGCCGGACTCGAGCACGTGTACTTCGTGTCGGGCGGCTCGGAGGCGATCGAGGCGGCGCTGAAGCTCGCGCGTCAGTATTTCGTCGAGAAGGGCGAGACGCAGCGGCGTCATTTCATCGCGCGTCGGCAGAGCTATCACGGCAACACGCTCGGCGCGCTCGCGATTGGCGGCAATGCATGGCGCCGCGAGCCGTTCCTGCCGATCCTGATCGAAGCGCATCACGTGAGCCCGTGCTACGCGTATCGCGAACAGCGCGCGGACGAAACCGAAGAAGCGTTCGCGCAGCGTCTGGCCGATGAACTCGAGCAGAAGATTCTCGAACTCGGCGCGGACACGGTCGCCGCATTCGTCGCGGAAACGGTGGTCGGCGCCACGGCGGGCGCGGTGCCGCCGGTGCGCGAATACTTCCGCAAGATCCGCGCGGTGTGCGACCGCTACGGCGTGCTGCTGATTCTCGACGAGATCATGTCGGGCATGGGCCGCACCGGTTATCTGTTCGCGTGCGACGAAGACGGCGTGGCGCCGGATATGCTGACCATCGCCAAGGGCCTTGGCGCGGGTTATCAGCCGATCGGCGCGACTCTGGTCAGCGACCGCATCTATCAGACGATCGTCGGCGGCTCCGGCTTCTTTCAGCATGGCCATACCTATATCGGCCATGCGACCGCGTGCGCGGCCGCGCTCGAAGTGCAGCGCGTGATCGCGGAAGACAATCTGCTGGCGAACGTGCAGGCGCGTGGCGAGCAGTTGCGCGGCCGGCTGCGCGAGCTCTATGCGCGGCACCCGCATATCGGCGACGTGCGCGGGCGCGGCTTGTTCGTCGGCGTCGAACTCGTGAAGGATCGCGGTACCAAAGAGCCGTTCGACGCCAAACTGAAACTGCACGCAACGATCAAACGCGAAGCGTTCGCGCGCGGCCTGATGGTGTATCCGATGGGCGGCACCGTCGACGGCAAGAGCGGCGACCACGTGCTGATCGCGCCGCCGTTCATCTGCACGGAGCGCGACATCGACGTGATCGTCAGCCGCCTCGACGATGCGATCGGCGCGTCGCTCGCCGCCGTCTAA
- a CDS encoding IS3 family transposase (programmed frameshift) — protein sequence MTKRTRRTHSAAFKAKVAMAAVKGERTLAELPQQFDVHPNQITEWKRQLQERAADVFGAGGTASSEPQVDLKELHAKTGQLTLENDFLKRRAQQSGIAERKAMIDRTHALPISQQARLVGIARSSVYYRPQPVSEADQLLMRRIDELHMEFPFAGARMLARLLRRDGHEIGRRSVRTLMKRMGIEALYCKPNTSRRNAQHKIWPCLLRGMTINRANLVWALDTSYIPMARGFVYLTAVVDWASRKVLAHRVAITMEAMTAVEALEEAFTKYGQPEIVNTDEGAQFTATVFTEAVLSRGIRLSMDGKGAWRDNVFVERVWRSVKYEEVYLKAYESVSHARRSIGDYLNLYNHKRPHSSLSDQTPDEAYFATLPAIKLAA from the exons ATGACGAAGAGAACCCGACGGACACACTCAGCCGCGTTCAAAGCGAAAGTGGCGATGGCGGCGGTCAAGGGCGAGCGCACGCTGGCCGAACTGCCGCAGCAGTTCGATGTGCACCCGAACCAGATCACCGAATGGAAGCGGCAGTTGCAGGAACGTGCCGCCGATGTGTTTGGCGCAGGCGGCACGGCGTCGAGCGAGCCACAAGTCGATTTGAAGGAGCTCCATGCGAAGACCGGCCAGCTCACGCTGGAGAACGATTTTTTAA AGCGGCGCGCTCAACAAAGCGGGATTGCTGAGCGCAAAGCGATGATCGATCGTACGCACGCATTGCCGATCTCGCAGCAGGCGCGACTCGTTGGTATCGCAAGATCGAGCGTGTATTACCGGCCGCAACCGGTGAGCGAGGCAGACCAGTTGCTGATGCGCCGGATCGATGAACTGCACATGGAGTTTCCGTTTGCCGGAGCGCGGATGCTGGCGCGACTGCTGCGTCGCGACGGACATGAGATTGGCCGCAGGAGTGTGCGCACGCTGATGAAGCGCATGGGTATCGAGGCGCTGTACTGCAAGCCGAACACGAGCCGACGCAATGCGCAGCACAAGATCTGGCCGTGTCTGCTGCGGGGCATGACGATCAATCGGGCAAACCTGGTCTGGGCACTGGATACGAGTTATATTCCGATGGCGCGCGGCTTCGTGTATCTGACCGCCGTGGTGGACTGGGCCAGCCGGAAGGTACTGGCCCACCGCGTAGCGATCACGATGGAGGCGATGACCGCTGTCGAGGCGTTGGAGGAAGCGTTCACGAAGTACGGGCAACCTGAGATCGTCAATACCGACGAGGGCGCCCAGTTCACCGCGACAGTGTTCACCGAGGCAGTGCTCAGTCGGGGCATCCGCTTATCCATGGACGGCAAAGGCGCCTGGCGAGACAACGTGTTCGTCGAGCGCGTGTGGCGAAGCGTGAAATATGAAGAGGTTTATCTGAAAGCCTATGAATCGGTCAGCCATGCCCGCCGTTCTATTGGCGACTACCTGAACCTTTATAACCACAAGCGGCCCCATTCAAGTCTGTCCGATCAGACGCCGGATGAGGCATACTTCGCGACGCTGCCTGCGATCAAATTGGCAGCATGA
- a CDS encoding YodC family protein, which yields MLTATIDAFQTTSAAFNVGDVVKLKEGGPRMTVTYAGPVARNPGDWLICEWFDEHGELRHETFAVQAVRAEPRSIPAGSVQWSRIGRAA from the coding sequence ATGCTGACCGCTACCATTGACGCATTCCAGACAACATCCGCCGCCTTCAACGTGGGCGACGTCGTCAAGTTAAAAGAAGGGGGCCCGCGCATGACCGTGACGTATGCAGGTCCGGTCGCGCGCAATCCGGGCGACTGGCTGATCTGCGAGTGGTTCGATGAACACGGCGAACTGCGTCATGAAACCTTTGCCGTGCAAGCCGTGCGTGCGGAACCGCGCTCGATTCCGGCGGGCTCGGTACAGTGGAGTCGCATCGGGCGCGCGGCCTGA
- a CDS encoding TetR/AcrR family transcriptional regulator: MSHSRQAAKKAGETSQRGRPREFDTDTVLANASQVFWDHGYHATSIDDLCKATGLLRGSLYGVFGDKHGIMLAALEHYSEGAVARLAQRLSATADPEQALRDALLHYARVSCALSGRRSCFITNTTLEMQPDDELLRARVAAIQRRMATLLAAAVIRGQASGAFDSSLDEKAVGDFLLCVMQGLRVMGRVAQQQDALIGIVDVAMRALV; this comes from the coding sequence TTGAGTCATTCCAGGCAAGCCGCGAAAAAGGCCGGCGAAACATCCCAGCGCGGCCGTCCGCGCGAGTTCGACACGGACACCGTGCTGGCGAACGCAAGCCAGGTGTTCTGGGATCACGGCTACCACGCGACGTCGATCGACGATCTGTGCAAGGCCACCGGTCTGCTGCGCGGCAGCCTGTACGGCGTGTTCGGCGACAAGCACGGCATCATGCTCGCCGCGCTGGAGCATTACTCGGAAGGCGCGGTCGCACGGCTTGCGCAGCGGCTGAGCGCGACGGCTGATCCAGAGCAGGCGCTGCGCGACGCGCTGCTGCACTACGCGCGGGTGTCATGCGCGTTGAGCGGCCGGCGCAGTTGTTTCATCACGAATACGACGCTCGAAATGCAGCCCGATGACGAATTGCTGCGCGCGCGCGTCGCCGCGATTCAGCGGCGCATGGCGACCCTGCTCGCGGCGGCGGTGATTCGCGGGCAGGCGAGCGGCGCGTTCGATTCGTCGCTGGACGAAAAAGCCGTCGGCGATTTCCTGCTGTGCGTGATGCAGGGCCTGCGGGTGATGGGACGGGTCGCGCAACAGCAAGATGCGCTGATCGGTATCGTCGATGTGGCGATGCGCGCGCTGGTCTAG
- a CDS encoding cytochrome P450 codes for MFDLAGENMSCTPSPDWDPLDPAHHGDPTEIHAQLREKCPVAWSERFGGFYALTRYEDVTRAAQDYETFTSAQKTPIPEATGPDRPPRAPAEVDPPIHGDFRDLLNRFFTPDRIRLLEPVIRRAARDLLGRCISIGETDAVESFTFFMPIQVQCIFLGISVEDAHTIKTIINRIIDAGAAGDVAVHKEANDQIYTYIDGVINARRKTPYDSNDVISSLLNETVGGRKLTQEDVAGTIRLFLQAGHGTTTNALGSIIRHLASTPEDQKRLRNEPKLIPQAIEEILRAWTPVRLVGRRTTCDVEVEGTIIPKGSKVGLMVSAANRDGAKFADADTVDFDRKPNPHIAFGYGVHRCIGASLARAQLRVAVEELLSMTDDFILTGEPEFSTWSHLGPSKLPIRFVARSADMATISVRAGHKEMALTVSDIRPLAERIIELTLRPATGAELPEWTPGAHIDLVLPGDIIRSYSLTGNLADRSSWRIAVLHEVGGRGGSDIIHRMKLGDAVRVRWPLNNFELKPAECYHFFASGIGITPILPMIEAAQRQGRPCRLDYVGRSGDQLAYLERIAALTEAHVHFTSETGRPNLSELLTESGDDAEVYACGSEGFLLDLEAAATAAGRSFHTEWFAPKPGARQAAEGALEAFTVRLERSNLEVTVVPGQSIIDACAEAGVVIPSSCFEGTCGSCLSTVLEGVPDHRDSFLLPNERRGNRLIAPCVSKSMTDWLVLDL; via the coding sequence ATGTTTGACCTCGCTGGAGAAAATATGTCGTGTACGCCATCCCCCGATTGGGACCCCCTTGATCCCGCACATCATGGTGATCCGACGGAGATCCATGCTCAACTTCGTGAAAAATGCCCAGTGGCTTGGAGCGAGCGATTTGGTGGCTTTTACGCGCTGACTCGCTACGAAGACGTCACCAGGGCGGCGCAAGATTATGAAACCTTCACCAGTGCTCAGAAAACACCTATCCCGGAGGCTACCGGTCCGGACCGGCCGCCGCGAGCCCCCGCAGAAGTCGACCCGCCAATCCATGGGGATTTCCGAGATCTACTAAACAGGTTCTTTACGCCTGATCGCATCCGTCTGCTTGAGCCGGTGATCCGAAGAGCCGCGCGTGATTTACTTGGTCGGTGCATTTCTATTGGAGAGACCGACGCAGTCGAGTCCTTCACTTTTTTTATGCCGATCCAGGTGCAGTGCATCTTCCTCGGGATCTCAGTTGAGGATGCTCATACGATCAAGACAATCATCAACAGGATTATCGACGCCGGCGCAGCTGGCGATGTCGCTGTCCACAAAGAAGCGAACGACCAGATTTATACGTATATTGACGGCGTGATAAACGCCCGTCGAAAGACTCCTTACGACTCTAATGACGTAATCAGCTCGTTATTGAATGAGACTGTCGGTGGTCGAAAACTCACGCAAGAGGACGTCGCGGGAACTATCCGGCTCTTCCTCCAAGCGGGACATGGCACGACAACGAACGCTCTTGGAAGTATTATTCGCCATCTCGCGTCGACGCCTGAGGATCAGAAGCGTCTGAGGAATGAGCCAAAACTGATTCCCCAGGCGATCGAAGAGATTCTTCGGGCATGGACACCCGTTCGGCTTGTGGGGCGCAGGACGACCTGCGACGTCGAGGTTGAAGGCACGATCATTCCCAAAGGTTCGAAGGTCGGCTTGATGGTATCAGCCGCGAACCGAGATGGCGCCAAGTTTGCCGATGCCGACACTGTGGATTTTGACCGCAAGCCAAACCCACATATTGCATTCGGTTATGGGGTTCACCGGTGCATCGGAGCGTCATTGGCTCGTGCGCAACTACGCGTTGCTGTTGAGGAGTTGTTGTCGATGACAGACGACTTCATACTCACAGGGGAACCCGAATTCAGTACGTGGTCTCATTTGGGCCCCTCCAAGCTGCCCATAAGATTCGTTGCGCGTTCGGCCGATATGGCAACAATCAGCGTCCGGGCTGGCCACAAGGAAATGGCGTTGACCGTCAGTGACATTCGCCCCTTGGCTGAGCGGATCATCGAGCTTACTCTGCGTCCCGCGACAGGCGCTGAACTGCCAGAGTGGACGCCGGGTGCTCATATTGACCTCGTTCTCCCTGGCGACATCATCCGTTCTTACTCGCTGACCGGAAATCTTGCGGATAGAAGCAGTTGGCGAATAGCCGTACTGCACGAAGTGGGCGGACGGGGTGGCTCCGATATCATCCATCGAATGAAGTTGGGGGACGCCGTGCGTGTCCGTTGGCCCTTGAATAACTTCGAATTGAAACCGGCTGAGTGCTATCACTTTTTCGCTAGTGGGATTGGTATCACACCAATCTTGCCAATGATTGAAGCCGCTCAAAGACAGGGGCGACCATGTCGGCTGGACTACGTAGGGCGCAGTGGCGATCAACTTGCTTATCTCGAACGTATCGCTGCCTTAACAGAAGCACATGTTCACTTCACGTCTGAGACTGGACGGCCAAACCTGTCCGAGTTGCTCACAGAGAGCGGGGACGATGCTGAGGTTTACGCCTGCGGTTCGGAAGGATTTTTGCTTGATTTAGAAGCGGCAGCAACAGCTGCTGGACGATCGTTTCACACCGAATGGTTTGCGCCGAAGCCAGGTGCGCGCCAAGCAGCTGAAGGTGCGCTAGAGGCGTTCACTGTGAGGCTGGAACGCTCGAACCTTGAGGTGACGGTTGTTCCGGGACAGTCAATTATCGATGCGTGTGCAGAAGCGGGAGTAGTGATTCCATCGTCATGCTTCGAGGGCACCTGTGGTTCTTGTTTGTCAACGGTGTTGGAGGGGGTGCCGGACCATCGCGATTCGTTTCTTCTTCCAAATGAGCGCAGGGGCAACCGCTTGATAGCGCCTTGCGTTTCGAAATCGATGACAGACTGGCTAGTCCTGGATCTTTGA
- a CDS encoding OsmC family protein has protein sequence MKRKASAVWQGGLQNGKGSISTDSGVLKDTQYSFATRFADGIGTNPEELIAAAHAGCFSMALSAELGKANITPERIGTTATVTLDKDGGGFTITAVHLDVTVKIPGADKAAFDKATADAKAGCPVSKVLNATITMDAKLET, from the coding sequence ATGAAGCGCAAGGCATCGGCAGTCTGGCAAGGCGGCCTGCAGAACGGCAAGGGCTCGATTTCCACCGACAGCGGCGTCCTGAAGGACACCCAATACTCGTTCGCGACGCGCTTCGCGGACGGCATCGGCACGAATCCGGAAGAGCTGATCGCGGCTGCGCATGCGGGGTGTTTCTCGATGGCGTTGTCGGCGGAGCTGGGCAAGGCCAACATCACGCCGGAGCGGATCGGCACCACGGCCACCGTCACGCTCGACAAGGACGGCGGCGGCTTCACGATCACCGCGGTGCATCTCGACGTCACCGTCAAGATTCCGGGCGCAGACAAGGCCGCGTTCGACAAGGCCACGGCGGACGCGAAGGCCGGTTGCCCGGTGTCGAAGGTACTGAATGCAACGATTACAATGGATGCGAAGCTGGAGACCTAA
- a CDS encoding DUF4148 domain-containing protein: MKSLLSAVVVASALIVPAVSFAQQANGPITRAQVRAELVAAQKAGLLNQNDTTYPKAVPHDSTIVTASAEGTQDVGGAKASSSDAGAPATVQQRLFSTYRGN; the protein is encoded by the coding sequence ATGAAATCGCTTCTTTCCGCAGTTGTCGTCGCATCCGCTCTTATCGTTCCGGCAGTGTCGTTCGCCCAGCAGGCAAACGGTCCGATCACGCGCGCTCAGGTGCGCGCCGAACTCGTAGCCGCGCAAAAAGCGGGCCTTCTGAACCAGAACGACACCACGTATCCGAAGGCCGTGCCGCATGACTCGACGATCGTCACCGCTTCGGCGGAGGGTACGCAGGATGTCGGCGGCGCGAAGGCCAGTTCGTCGGACGCAGGTGCGCCGGCGACGGTGCAGCAACGTCTGTTTTCGACGTATCGCGGTAACTAA
- a CDS encoding superinfection immunity protein has translation MSGNVAVQAIGAAFALALYFLPAIIADRRKRRDVLTLALFNACLGWTVLGWVLALYWALQPNPAESLASDVAQTRKMSTLRAFSSALTLRVRRREAARDRPER, from the coding sequence ATGAGTGGCAACGTGGCCGTTCAGGCCATCGGCGCGGCGTTCGCGCTAGCGCTGTATTTTCTGCCGGCGATCATCGCGGACCGGCGCAAGCGTCGTGACGTGCTGACGCTCGCGCTATTTAACGCCTGCCTCGGCTGGACCGTGCTTGGTTGGGTGCTCGCGCTGTATTGGGCGCTACAGCCGAATCCGGCGGAGAGCCTGGCGAGCGACGTCGCCCAGACTCGCAAGATGTCGACCTTGCGCGCGTTTTCATCGGCACTGACGCTGCGCGTGCGGCGACGCGAGGCCGCGCGCGACCGGCCCGAGCGCTGA
- a CDS encoding carboxymuconolactone decarboxylase family protein, which produces MTERLPHFEMSTATPEQKAVLDEILSGPRGNLNGPFLGWIHSPELAQHAQRLGAFCRYQTGLPLRLSELAILVTASRWQAQAEWHIHYPIALQAGVAAADAETIRQGRRPEFADADDALIYDFASELYETRRVSDATYAQAVRRFGHQVVINLVGLLGYYALVAMTLNVFDMRAVGQQNLPFPE; this is translated from the coding sequence ATGACCGAGCGCTTGCCTCACTTCGAGATGTCCACCGCCACGCCCGAGCAGAAGGCGGTGCTCGACGAAATCCTGTCCGGCCCGCGCGGCAACCTGAACGGGCCGTTCCTCGGCTGGATCCATAGCCCCGAACTTGCGCAGCACGCGCAACGCCTCGGCGCGTTTTGCCGCTACCAGACCGGGCTGCCGCTGCGGCTGTCGGAACTCGCGATTCTGGTCACCGCTTCGCGCTGGCAGGCCCAGGCGGAGTGGCACATCCACTATCCGATCGCGCTGCAGGCGGGCGTGGCCGCTGCGGACGCCGAGACGATCCGCCAGGGGCGCCGCCCCGAGTTCGCCGATGCCGACGACGCACTGATCTACGACTTCGCAAGCGAACTGTATGAGACGAGGCGCGTATCGGACGCGACGTATGCGCAGGCGGTCCGGCGGTTCGGGCATCAGGTCGTGATCAACCTGGTCGGCCTGCTCGGCTACTACGCGCTGGTCGCGATGACGCTGAACGTGTTCGACATGCGCGCAGTGGGACAGCAAAACCTGCCGTTTCCCGAATAG